The sequence below is a genomic window from Bacteroidota bacterium.
CTGAGGTTGAAATTCCCTTAATGACCACATCTTTGAAAGTAGACAAAGAAACCAAAATGGGTATTGTAACCGATGTAAAGCAGGAATTAAGAAAAGTAAATGCTTTAAAAATAAATTATTCAACCAAAAAAACTGATAAACTCTAGAATATTTATTCAAAAAAAATAGCCGGTTCTTTATAAGATCCGGCTATTTTTTTTTATTAAAGGCCTTGCAGATAAAATTGAAAGCAAAAACCATTACTGTATTCCCGAATTGCTGAGTTCGCCTGAAGCCTTTTTTTCTTTTATACTAATGGAATAAAAAAGCCATAGCAAGGCAAATACAACAATTGCGCTTGTTGCCACCTGCAGAGCCTGTCCTTCCCCTTCCCCTATATGTTCTATTTCCGGAGTAATTGATCTTTGATAAATAAGATAAGAAACTAGTACAGCGGCCCCATTATTAACAAAATGAGCAAATATTGGAGTCCATAAACTACCGCTCCATACAAGCATATATCCAAATGCCGCTCCCATCACAAAACGAGGCAAAAAGCCATAAAACTGCATATGTAAGGCACTAAACAAAAAAGCCGCTATCCATATTCCCCAGTGCTTACTATTGGTCCCTTGGTTTATTAGTCGCTGTAAAACCCCTCTGAATAGCAATTCTTCGCCTACTGCAGGAATTACTGCAATTAACAAAACATTGTACAGCAAACCCTGGATATTATCTACTTGAAGAAAAGCTGTTGTAATCTGTTTTGCACTTTCTTCAGATGCTTTCATCCATTTTTCAACGCCTGATAGCCATTCAGGAAATTGCAAGTAATTGTTTATTTCTGCCATGAAGTTTATTAGTGGCATTCCCCCTAACATAATGGCAGGAATTATTAAATATAGAATGGGGGAGGGGCCAGCCGTATTTAAATTAAGATATTTGAGTTTGTTATTAGTTACTAGCATTACAAAAACAATTGGTGGGACAATAAAAATACCAATGGCATTTAGCAATTGCATAAATTTAAGTGCATTTAGGGCTAAATGGTTTTCCTGTGCTATTACCAAGCTCGTTGCTTCGGCTATATTTACTCCGAAAATGGGCTCAATTAATAAAACTGCTAAAAATGAAAAAACAAACAGTGAGCCGAATGCAATTAATAATAAGACAAACAGTTTTGTCATTACAGTTTCTTCAGAAAGCTTTTTTTGTAACATAAACACCGGTTTTATTAATATTTTTGTAAAAAAATGAAGTGGTAAAGATAGAAAATATTGAATTGGGAGAATTTCCCTTACTTCTTGCTCCTATGGAGGATGTGAGTGATCCTCCTTTTCGCGCCTTGTGTAAAAAACATGGCGCAGATTTAATGTATACTGAATTTGTTTCTTCGGAAGGATTGATCCGCGATGCTGCAAAAAGCCGAAAAAAACTTGATATTTTTGAATATGAACGGCCAATAGGAATACAGCTTTTTGGCAGTGATATTGAATCCATGCGCGAGGCTGCTATTATAGCAGAGCAAGTAAAGCCAGATTTAATTGACATTAATTATGGATGCCCGGTTAAGAATGTTGCATGCAGGGGCGCGGGCGCTGCTTTATTGCGCGACATTCCTAAAATGGTTCAAATGACTGCCGAAATTGTAAAAGCAGTTAATTTACCAGTTACAGTAAAAACAAGGCTAGGATGGGACGAACAGACCAAAAATGTTACAGATGTTGCAGAAAGATTGCAGGATATCGGCATAAAAGCCCTGGCAGTTCATGGGCGTACACGCGTTCAAATGTATAAAGGAGAAGCAAATTGGGATTTAATTGGGGCTATAAAAAACAATCCGAGAATTAAAATCCCGATTTTTGGCAATGGAGATGTAAATAGTGCTCAAAAGGCAATTGAGATGAAAAACAGATATGGTGTGGATGGTATTATGATAGGGCGGGCAAGCATAGGTTATCCATGGATTTTTAATGAAATAAAATATTTTATGAAAACCGGAGAACCATTGCCAGTGCCAACTGTTGAGCAAAGAATTGAAGCTTGCATGTTCCATCTAATGGAATCTATTAAATGGAAGGGTAACGTTCTTGGTATTCTGGAAATGCGTAGACATTACACTAATTATTTTAAAGGGCTTCCTCATTTTAAAGATTATAGAATGAAATTAGTTACATCAAATAATGCCGAGGAAATAGTAAATACTTTGAATGAAGTTGGCGAGCAATATGTTCAAAACGGCTTTTCCTTTTAAGTTGAAAAAAGGAATAATTAAATTGATTACATAGTTTTCATAGAACATATAAGAGAATTACCAGTTTTGTCTCAGACTTATAATAAGTGAATAAAATAATTAAAAATCGATAGATAAAATCTTTGCTTTTTACTTTATTTACTATAAATTTTTTAATTACTTTCGTACTAATTAAATCTCATAGCCTTGAAAATAGCAGTTCC
It includes:
- a CDS encoding CPBP family intramembrane metalloprotease, with the protein product MLQKKLSEETVMTKLFVLLLIAFGSLFVFSFLAVLLIEPIFGVNIAEATSLVIAQENHLALNALKFMQLLNAIGIFIVPPIVFVMLVTNNKLKYLNLNTAGPSPILYLIIPAIMLGGMPLINFMAEINNYLQFPEWLSGVEKWMKASEESAKQITTAFLQVDNIQGLLYNVLLIAVIPAVGEELLFRGVLQRLINQGTNSKHWGIWIAAFLFSALHMQFYGFLPRFVMGAAFGYMLVWSGSLWTPIFAHFVNNGAAVLVSYLIYQRSITPEIEHIGEGEGQALQVATSAIVVFALLWLFYSISIKEKKASGELSNSGIQ
- the dusB gene encoding tRNA dihydrouridine synthase DusB, yielding MVKIENIELGEFPLLLAPMEDVSDPPFRALCKKHGADLMYTEFVSSEGLIRDAAKSRKKLDIFEYERPIGIQLFGSDIESMREAAIIAEQVKPDLIDINYGCPVKNVACRGAGAALLRDIPKMVQMTAEIVKAVNLPVTVKTRLGWDEQTKNVTDVAERLQDIGIKALAVHGRTRVQMYKGEANWDLIGAIKNNPRIKIPIFGNGDVNSAQKAIEMKNRYGVDGIMIGRASIGYPWIFNEIKYFMKTGEPLPVPTVEQRIEACMFHLMESIKWKGNVLGILEMRRHYTNYFKGLPHFKDYRMKLVTSNNAEEIVNTLNEVGEQYVQNGFSF